ttcactagcacagaaatagttgaggccaaaacatggtttcaaggagaaattagctatagctcttggggctaaagggatcaaaggatatggggggagggggatcaggatattgaatttgatgatgagccattgagccttacttctgttgtaggcaaagttttggaaaggattataagagataggatatataatcatctagaaaggaataatttgattagggatagtcaacacggttttgtgaagggtaggtcgtgcctcacaaaccttattgagttctttgagaaggtgaccaaagaggtggatgagggtaaagcagttgatgtggtgtatatggatttcagtaaagcgtttgataaggttccccacggtaagctattgcagaagatacggaggcatgggattgagggtgatttaacggtttggatcaggaattggctagctgtaagaagacagagggtggtgattgatgggaaatgttcatcctggagttcagttactagtggtgtaccgcaaggatctgtttttgggccactgctgtttgtcatttttataaatgacctggatgagggcgtagaagaatgggttagtaaatttgcggatgacactaaagttggtggagttgtggacagtgcagaaggttgttgcaggttacagagggacatagataagctgcagtgctgggctgagaggtggcaaatggagttcaatgcggaaaagtgtgaggtgattcactttggaaggagtaacaggattacagagtactgggctaatggtaagatacttggtagtgtggatgaacagagagatcttggtgtgcatgtgcatagatccctgaaaattggcacccaggttgatagggttgttaagaaggcgtacggagtgttagcttttattgggagagggattgagtttcggagccaggaggtcatgttgcagctgtacaaaactccggtgcggccacacttggagtattgtgtacagttctggtcaccgcattataggaaggatgtggatgcattggaaagagtgcagaggagatttactaggatgttgcctggtatggtgggaaggtcttatgaggaaaggctgagggacttgaggttgctttcgttagagagaagaaggttaagaggtgacttaatagaggcatacaagatgatcagaggattagatagggtggatagtgagagcctttttcctcggatggtgatagctagcacgaggagacatagctttaaattgaggggtgatagatataggacagatgtcagaggtaggttcttcactcagagagcggtaagggcgtggaataccctgcctgcagcagtagtggacttgccaacattaagggcatttaaatggtcattggataagcatatggataatattggaatagtgtaggttagatgagtttcactggtcggcgcaacattgagggccgaagggcctgtactgcgctgtattgttctatgttcaaagtgaatggcagagcagactcaaagggccgaatagcctactcctgcttctattttctgtgtttctatcaatTAAGATATTTGAGGCTGAGATAGGCAGATGTTTGGTcttggggaattaagggatagggggagcaggcaggaaagtggtgttgaggtagaacaatcagccatgatggtgttgAATGGGGGTGTAGGCTTAAGGGATATATGATGTCTACAATTGCCCTCACAGTCCCACAAGCATCTTGTCTGCAAAGTAAAAATGGTGCAGGCCTGTGATGAGGTAATTTCTCTATGCTGTTCACCAGAGGTAAAGCATGCAAGGAGACCCAAAGAAGGAGTAAAATAAAAACATTGTTCTGGAGGCAAGGCATTCTCAAGAAGCAAAGAAAAAAATAAAGCTGCTTTATTCTTCCTTACCAGGTAGATTTCCCTCTGAATCCGaggaatcacagttgtttggaccACTGCAATCATAATTTTTGGAAATTAGTGTTTTGCCAAATGCGAAAGAAATTTAAGTGCCACAAAAATAAATATGAATGCAAACTTGTGCACTAGCATTTAGCTAGTAATAAATATCCCTGCCAATATTCatagatcataaaatcatagaatccctacagtgccaaaggaggccatttggcccatcgaatctgcaccgaccacaatcccacccaggccctaccccgatatccctacatattccttggactcaattctggcaTGCACTCAAATAATGCCTCTTAATGCCTTCCAGCACTGAGTTTGTGGGGGTCAGTGACAGAATACCTATTTAACATGGAGCAGATGGTACAAGTTTCAGCTCGGGCAAATTTCTGACACAAGCCTACCCCATGTGTTTGGAGACCTCAACCACCACCCACTGGACAGTTCCAGGCATGGCCCTCTCTGCTCCTTGAACAAAAAGGCTAATCAATTccaaaaaaaaaggaaacaaaataattCAGGTGTTCATTTCCCAGGCCCAGACTCCATAGTTTGGACCCATGAGGAAGTTGTTATGCCTTACCCTCACTTGGTGTATTACTATCCACTGATACACAGGGTCCCCAGTGCTGCCAATGAGGTGGGAGCTCCTGGCATCAAATGTCACCGCCCTCTTGTCAAAATTAGCTCTGTAAGTCATGGACAGTGGTTCTACCCTTATAAAGCGGCCAGACCAATCGATCTCTACTGCCTAGTTCACGCACAATTCACAATACAACTTTGGGCCCATTCCGCTGAACAGAGCAGATACATACCTCAAATTCTATTTCCCAAATGGAAGTGCGGATCTTGTGCAATCACAAGCCCCTCTAAAGacaggaattttccagccttcttGCTCTTTTTCCCAGGCCTATCGGCCATTGAAATCTCAGTTCaaatcagcaggacagaagattCCACTGGCATGAAGGGCTGGATGCCAAAACTTAATtaagcaaaccagtctcccatccattgactctgtctacacttcccgctgcctcggcaaagcagccagcataattaaaaacaaagaacaaagaacaaagaaaatgacagcacaggaacaggccctttggccctccaagcctgcactgacatgctgcctgactgaactaaaccccctacccttccggggaccatatcccaccattcccatcctattcatgtatttgtcaagacgccccttaaaagtcacaatcgcatctgcttccactacctcccacggcagcgagttccaggcacccaccaccctctgtataaaaaaacttgcctcgtacatctcctttaaaccttgcccctcgcaccttaaacctatgcttaaGGATTCCAtggaccctggacattctctcttccaccttcttctgtcgggagagagatacaaaagtctgaggtcacgtacccaccgcctcaagaatagcttctgccatttactgaataATTTGtacctgaatttgatcttccaaaatgcatcatcccgCATTTGTccatctgccatcagactttcgaatggacctacctcgcattaagttatagagtcatagaggtttacagcatggaaacaggccctttggcccaacttgtccatgctgccctttttttttaaaaacccctaagctaatcccaattgcccgcatttggcccatatccctctatacccatcatacccatgtaactatctaaatgctttttaaaagacaaaattgtacccgcctctactactacctctggcagcttgttccagacactcaccactctctgtgtgaaaaaattgcccctctggacacttttgtatctctcccctctcaccttaaatctatgccctctagttttagactctcctacctttgggaaaagaggtTAGAGGAAGCCCCTCCATTGCATGCAGTACTCAACCAACTTCGTGAACCAATTTAAATGTTTGGGGCAAAGGTAAAAGTGTATTATCATGACCAGGAATGATAATTCCATTTGCGAAGCCCATGGTCATTGTAACCTATTTAATATAAACATGGCTCAAGCTTTGACAAGCTGAATTTTTAAGAAAATGAATTAAAACAGCCAGTATTTTCACCACATAAAAAGACTCAGTTGATAATCTATTGAATACCAACACATGACAGGATCTAGCTGTTCCTTGAATGAATGacagggtcacccatttaagactgagacgaagaggaatttcttctctcagagggtagtgaatctgtggaattctttaccgcagagggatgtagaggctgggtcattaagtatgttcaaggtgagagtgacagtttttaatcagtcagggaatcaagggttatgggggcaaggcggggaagtggagttgaggattatatcagatcgaccatgatctcattgaatggcggagcagacctgatgggccgaatggccgagttctgctcctatgtcttatggtcttatgaccgcCCCCATTCTTACTGACAACCTGTTCCAACTGTCAATCACTCACTGTGCGACCAAATATTTTGTGACATTTCCCTAAATTTGGTCTTCACGAACCTGAACCTTGACATTTTATCCGGCTGCCTGGCGTATCTGAAAATACTGAAGATGTGAGAACAATGATGATGTGATAAAATCTCTACATGTGAGAAATTCACATTGGTTTATACCTTGCATTTTGTTCCACATCATGGGTTCCATCTGTCAAAGTAAGAATAAGAAACAACCATCTTCAGTGCATTTCTGCTCCTGTGTTCGTGCTTATATTTTGTGTTCTTCAGTGTTTTATTCATACAACAGATTTAATGTGTCAAGTAGGTGGCTCTGATTTACAGTTAATATTTAATGCCACCATTTACACAGTCAAAACTTAGTTTTTAAAAGCAGCAAAATAACATAAGATcaaggaacaatacagcacaggaacaggcccttcggcccaccaagcctgcaccgattcctaatccttatttagacctACTACTTATTGTCCATAtggggtttctatccctctgtttgcctcctgttcatgtgtctgtcaagatacgccttgaacattgttcatgtgcctgcttccaccatctcaactggcacccaccactctctgtgtgaaaaacttaccctgcacatctcccctaaactttccccctctctcgtTGAACCTGTACCCTCttgtagaaacatggaaactagaagcaggagtaggccatttggcccttcaagcctgttccaccattcatcatgatcatggctgatcatcaaattcaatatcctgatcgctacaggaaactggaacacccagggaaaacccatgcagacacagggagaacatgcagactccacacagacagtgacccaagccgggaatcgaacccgggtccatggcgctgtgaagcagaagtgctatccactgtaccaccatgccaccctggtagcggtagtgtgatgaccagtactgcatgcaatactccaaatgcggcctaactaaagttttatactcgaacccccagctgatgaaggcatgccatatgccttcttgaccaccatatccacctatgttgccactttcagagacccgtatgcccagatccctctgtatgtctatatgggacagcacagtgacacagtggttagcactgctgcctcacagtgccagggagctgggttcgattcccggcttgggatgtgtctgtgcggagtttgcacgttctccggtgtttcctccggatcctctggtttcctcctttagtctgaaagacgtgctggttaggtgcattggctgtgctaaattgtccctcagtgtattcaaacaggcgcgggagtgtggcgacttagggaattttcacagtaatttcattgcagtgttaatgtaggcctacttgtgacactaataaataatcctaAACATAAATgtcaatgttcctaagggttctgccatttacagaatAATTAGtacctgaatttgatcttccaaaatgcaccatctcacatttgtccggattaaactccatctgccatttttctgctcaagtctgcaatctatctgAATCCTGCTGTATGTTTGACaaacctcatcactatctgcaattctGCCAATTTGTGTGTCATAAGTTCATGCTTTCTTTTGTAAATGACATCATttcaataatattctgctttactATTCTTCCCACCGTAattgacaacctcacattttcccacattatacaccatctgcaatttttttacctactcatttaacctatctgtatccctttgcagactctgcatccttctcacaactCTGTATCCTACCAATCATTGTATCAGAGCAAATTTCATCACAATATAGCCAGTGCCTTCATCCAACTATTAATATAGATTGGAAATACTTGacgccccagcaccgatccctgtgatactccactagttacagctttcgTGAAAGTGCCGACCCATGTTATGGCACGGTTTAAGAGGTGGGTTGCTAAGTGGCCACTCACCTGGTCGGTCAGTCAGTGTTGGCAGACTGTTCAACTCTGGAGCTTCACACAAAGCCCAAACGTTCACTTTCCAACAGGAGCTACTAAAAAGCCATCAGGAGGGTGAATCATAAATGGTTTCACCagtccacccaccaccccccattaTTCAAGTCAGTCACAACTCTCCGTTGCCAAGCAGAGAGCTGGATCGCCTTGCATCTGCatgcactcacctggtgaaggagcagcgctccaaaagctcgtgctaccaaataaacctgttggactttaacctggtattgtgtgaCTACTTACTCTGCATGCTTCAGTAACACCCAATGACTGTATTTACACTAAACCAGAGAGAAAATCTAtgacctgatttttaaaaatatttacgtTTGCAGTATCCTTTGAATCGCTTGATAAGGAATACGATGATGAGAAGTAGCAGAATGCCACCGAGGATGATACAGATATATAAGGGAAGGTGATTTGTGCCGCCATTTGCTACTACAACAGGACAATCTCTTCCGCCTAACCCTAGCTGATCTTGATTCGCGTCTTCATTCCATGGATCTGAAGTTTCTGCTGTTTTCATCGTAGATCGTATTGCGCTGGAGTAACTTTCAGTCCTCAGACTCGCAGGCTCAGGGGATGTGTCCTGCATCCATTCTAAATCGTTCCACACGTTCTGTGAGGAGTTTGTGGTCGCTGATGTTGTTTTCACTTGTGTGGTGGTTTCCTGGGTGGTCGACGACGCAGTTGTCGCCTCAGAAGTGATAACGGGGATTGCTGTGCTCACTAAGTAATCATAATCTCCAGCAAATGTCGTATCAAGAAAATCAAGCTCTGCAACAATGAAATAAATGTTAGTTTTTTCGAAACAAAACTGAGCTGTAACTTAGCTTGCTGAATGTACCGGTGTGAGTTGACAGGAAAATTATAATTTCGCCAAGGCACCTCAAATTGTTCACATTTCTAGACCACCTGTGACCCATGATCATACACTTCTCTATATGCAAAAATGCGTTCACAAAACCGATGCTCACGCTGAGTTTCTTTCTCTCCAGACTTGAAGTAGATTTGATTCAAAAACTTCTCCCGCCCCACTTTTAAGAAAATCCCAGTGACACATTGCCATTCGTCCTACGAGTTCCACGATATATAccaggtcaaggtgctgctgaagaaATGTTTGCAATTGCAAAAAATTTAAAAGGGCAACATTGTAGCTCCGTCAGAGAATTGGACTctgaggatggaattttccagtcccccccACCACGGGATTCGTAGCGAgcgggggagagtgggtgagaggagGGACCATGCAAATGTTCGTTGACCctcaaggtgggattttccggttttggggtgagcgtgactggaaaattccaccctgaatCTTAGAGGCCATGACTTTCTCTGATTTGAGTACAACAATTTActttctttattttttcatgggatgtggacgtcactggcaaaaccagcatttgttgcctatccctaattgcccatgagctgAGCATCTTGctataggccatttcagagttaagagtcaaccacattactgtgggtctagagtcgcATGTAATCCAGatgcctaaagaacattagtgagcctGATGGGTTTATTTGGAACACCTAATGATaaattcatggtcaccattactgagactcacTTTACAATTCCAGaattattaattgaacttaaattccaccagctgcgatggtgggattttaacccaTGTTCCAGAGAATTAGCcctaccagtccagtgacattatcataaCACCACCATCTCTCCGCCTATCTGTTTCATTAAAGGGCCAAGCAGCCGAAGCAGTTTGGAATGATGTACTACATGCTAAATGTGCTACAGAATATCAGTTGTTGTTATAACCTGTAAAGTCTCAGGTTTATTCTCCCGTCTGCTGAATTAGCTGAACTCGATTAGAAAGTAGATTTGAGGAACTACAATTGATGCCAATCACTGTTTTCATTTGCGATCATTAAACATTGAACCTAGCTGGAGCACACCAGAGGATGGGGGCAGGTTTGGGTCTGGTGGAGTGAGGATGTAATGTAAAATAATATAAAATAATTTGGCGCAAAAGTAAAGAGAATGTGACAGATTTTGACTTTGGTCAAAGTATAACATGGGTAATAACGAATCAACAACGGGTTTTACAGTTTCCCTCATTTCAAAGGACTTCAGTCAAGAGAGTTTAAACCCAGGCTGTCAACTATCACCCATTTTTCACTCCCACAGAGTGAGGATCTACCTTAATGTGTTAAATTTAGTATTTTGAAAGTGGCTTATTAAGTACATTGTACAAATAATTCAATGGTTCAGCACAGGTTATGCACTCATACAGATTGTACTTGTAGATGCATACAAAGAAATCAACATGGTTCGGTACTTTTAACTGACCATAGACTGAAACTATATCTTGACCATAGGGTTTCAGTTAAACATGGGGGAGGCTGGGTCAGGGGATTCATTGGATGCTGGGTTGAGATAACACATCATCCCTGTGGAAGTTTAAGGTGGCATTAGGACAGCAATAACCCTCCTCCCATTGGGTAGCCCTAGCATTCCTTCTGCAGTGGGGATTCAAGAATGAGATTTGAGCCTAACACTGTACACCGGTAGAAAAGGGTGGCCATATTCTCTAGAACTCCCAAGCCGAAAACAATTTAATGTTTGTGTAAATTCTTGGACACCCTAATTTGATTGAAAGGAATTTTTTGTTACCTATATCCAGGCATATTTCAGAAACTATAGATTCTTTTTTAGCCAGACTGCATCCATATCTCTTTAGATGCTCCTGATCCACATGTGAAATGACAAGAGACTGTCCATCATTGGTGATGCTCACAACTCCAGTATCCGATATGGACAATCCATCATACTGCCATTTTATTCGGGGTGACAGCACTTTTGGTCCACAATAGGTGCATGTTAATGTGACTTTATCTCCAACTGACACCACAGGTGGGTCCACTGTGAGGTGGAGGTTAGACCAGCATCCTAGAGAAAAGAAAAAAGTCTTTCTGTATTGATATAAAGTAACAAATATAACATGTATGTTTTGGTAGGTCGCAACCAGCTTCTTATATACaggtgataaaagcaaaatactgaggatgctgaaatctgaaacaaaaacagaaaatgctggaaaatctcagcaggtccattcatctgatgaaggagcagcgctccagctctgacgaatggtcatctagactcaaaacgttggctctattctctccccacagatgctgtcagacctgctgagattttccagcactttctttttcttttctataTACAGGTGGTCCAGGTAAATATAGATTCAAGTGTAAATACACCTTATGAGATACACTGAAAtcaaccttccctgaactgactccaatgcaagtatatctgtctgtaaataaggagaccaaactggtgCACAGTCCTCTGAGtatggtctcatcaatgccctgtgcaGTTGTAGTAAGACCTTCCTACTTGTATACTCAATCCCCTTTGcgctaaaggccagcattccatttgccttcctaattacttgctgtaccgaCTTGCTTactttttgtgattcacgtaCAAGGACACCTGATTCCTCTGTACCTCAGCAATCTGCAATCTCTCCCCATCTAAAAAAtaatttgcttttctattcttctcaCTAAAGTGGacagcttcacattttcccacattatagtccatctgtcaatttttgtccactcacttaagctatctatgtccctttgcagactctttgtgtcctcctcacagcttgttTTCCCACCTTTATTTAGATCATTAGCAAATTTGACTACAATACA
The sequence above is drawn from the Mustelus asterias chromosome 10, sMusAst1.hap1.1, whole genome shotgun sequence genome and encodes:
- the LOC144500100 gene encoding uncharacterized protein LOC144500100, with product MQSCNIYVCLQFLSVALLAFLELTVGAEEEVSMTVGNIAPLSCLIPGQLPYDRPVSWYWTPQYPECSSYNGGKIVDIYPDGRIVFEEEFKGRVLVYRSKIKKGDYSITLRGIKIPDSGEFICTHDYLSEEKKVKLIVKTGCWSNLHLTVDPPVVSVGDKVTLTCTYCGPKVLSPRIKWQYDGLSISDTGVVSITNDGQSLVISHVDQEHLKRYGCSLAKKESIVSEICLDIELDFLDTTFAGDYDYLVSTAIPVITSEATTASSTTQETTTQVKTTSATTNSSQNVWNDLEWMQDTSPEPASLRTESYSSAIRSTMKTAETSDPWNEDANQDQLGLGGRDCPVVVANGGTNHLPLYICIILGGILLLLIIVFLIKRFKGYCKHGTHDVEQNASGPNNCDSSDSEGNLPETQEESLVQTGNEDDRTGVTVDGVNEEMQERKDEDENTTESEVQEVGVGDSNHANESEDVNSQDEDQE